CCGCGACGGAGCGGATGGGCGTCTGGTCGGTGGTGTCACGGGCCATGGGCGTCTTCTTCTGAACGGATGGCGCCCGGCGAGCGCCGGGCATGGGAGGGTGCTTGAACCGGAATTAGATGCGGTGCAAGCGAATTCCTTTCAAGGCAGATTCAAAAAAATCCAACCGAGCTTTGCGCGTTGTCAGGTCCAGTCGCCTATGGCCGCCTGGATGACCGCCATTGCCGCCACCGCCGCCGTGTCGGCGCGCAGGATGCGCGGGCCGAGCGGAATGGGCGTCACGAAGTCGAGACCGCGCAGCAGCGCCCGCTCCTCGTCGGAAAAGCCGCCTTCCGGGCCGACCAGCAAGGCCAGCTTGCGTTCCGTTATCCCTTGCAGCGCCGGAAGTGGATTCTGGCTGCCATGGCCCTCGTCGCAGAAGACGATGCGGCGCTCGCGCGGCCAGTCTGCAAGCAGGTCCTCCAGCTTGCGCGGCGAGGCGACGCGCGGAATGGCGAGGATGCCGCACTGCTCCGCGGCCTCGACGGCATTGGCCTCCAGCCGCTCGAGGCTGGTGATCTTGCCCTGCACATGCTGCGTCATGACCGGCTGGAGGATGCCGGCCCCCATCTCCACGGCCTTCTGCACGAGATAGTCGAGCCGGCCGACCTTCAGCGGTGCGAAGAGATAATGTAGGTCGGAGGGTTCCGGTTGCGGCCGGGTCTGTTCCACGGGCGTCAGCAGCAGGCGCTTGCGCGTCGGGAAGGAAAGCTCGGCCCGCCATTCTCCATCACGCCCGTTGAACAGCAGCACCGCGTCGCCTTCCGCCATGCGCAGCACGTTCGTCAGGTAATGGAAATGCTCCTTGGCGGCCTCGAAGGCCACGCCCGCCGCGAGGGCGTCCGCCACGAAGAGGCGCTGCATCCGGTAATTGGCGCGCATGGTCTGCCTCTCAGGTGAAGAGTGCGTTGAGGGCGAGGAAGACGAGGGCCGCAAGGGCTGCCGAGACGGGCAGCGTCACGATCCAGGCCGAGACGATCGTCATGAAATGCGAGCGGCGCACGAGATAACGCCGGCGGGTCTCGTCCGGGTTCGCCGCCGGCTCTTCCGATGCGACGCGGTTGCCGCGGCTGCGGATATAGTCGATGCGGCGGCGGGAATTGCGGGTGTACCACTCGCGGAACAGGCCGACGCCGAACACAGCGCCGACCGCGATATGCGTGGAGGAGACGGGAATGGCGAGCGCCGAGGCCGTCAGCACGGCGACGGCGGAGGAGAGCGCCACGCAGAAGGCGCGCATCGGGTTGAGCTTGGTGATCTCGTTGCCGACGATGCGGATGAGGCGCGGGCCGAAGAGCAGAAGGCCGAGCGAGATGCCGAAGGCGCCGATGACCATCACCCAGAGCGGGATCGCCGTTCCGCCGCCGGCTGCGCCCGTCCTCAGCGCCGAGACCACGCCGTAGAGCGGCCCGACGGCGTTCGACACGTCGTTCGCGCCATGGGCGAAGGAGAGCAGCGCCGCCGAACAGATCAGCGGCAGGCGGAAGAGCGTACGCAGCGACTGGTTGCGGTTGTCGAGGCCTTCCGCGTGGCGGCGGATGATCGGCCGCGTGATGACATAGGTCGCAATGCCGAAGCCGAGGCCCACCAGCAGCGCCTTGCCGAGGGAAAGGTCATAGAAACCGTTCGTGCCGCCATTGGCGAGGAAGGCCGCGAAGGAGCCGGCCATGAGCGCGACAAGGACCGGCACCCAGGTCTTGGCCGCGTCGATCTTGTCCTCGCGGTAGATGATGAATTCCTTGATGAAATAGAGGAACCCCGCCGCGATCACGCCGCCGAGGATCGGCGAGGCGGTCCAGCTCACCACGATGACGGCGATCGAATCCCATTGCACGCTCTTGAAGCCGCTCGCCGCCGCGCCCGCCCCGATGACGCCGCCGATGATGGCGTGGGTGGTGGAGATGGGCGCATTGGCGAGCGTTGCGATGTTGATCCAGATCGCGGCCGAGACGAGGGCCGCCATCATCGCCCAGGCATAGGCGTCGGGGCTTGGGAAGATCGCCCGGTCGACGATGCCGGAGGCGACCGTCTGGGCAACGCCCTGGCCGGCGAGCAAGGCCCCGGCGATCTCGAAGATCGCCGCGATGATGAGGGCGACGCCCATGCTCATGGCGCGCGCGCCGACGGCCGCGCCCACATTGTTCGT
This DNA window, taken from Shinella zoogloeoides, encodes the following:
- a CDS encoding 16S rRNA (uracil(1498)-N(3))-methyltransferase gives rise to the protein MRANYRMQRLFVADALAAGVAFEAAKEHFHYLTNVLRMAEGDAVLLFNGRDGEWRAELSFPTRKRLLLTPVEQTRPQPEPSDLHYLFAPLKVGRLDYLVQKAVEMGAGILQPVMTQHVQGKITSLERLEANAVEAAEQCGILAIPRVASPRKLEDLLADWPRERRIVFCDEGHGSQNPLPALQGITERKLALLVGPEGGFSDEERALLRGLDFVTPIPLGPRILRADTAAVAAMAVIQAAIGDWT
- a CDS encoding inorganic phosphate transporter yields the protein MANSQVRLGKPTLDKDLEKLTFTEQATHFVLRSWTGVGISLVFLLITMAVAGSFATGAPGVLVIAVTAALAAYMAMNIGANDVTNNVGAAVGARAMSMGVALIIAAIFEIAGALLAGQGVAQTVASGIVDRAIFPSPDAYAWAMMAALVSAAIWINIATLANAPISTTHAIIGGVIGAGAAASGFKSVQWDSIAVIVVSWTASPILGGVIAAGFLYFIKEFIIYREDKIDAAKTWVPVLVALMAGSFAAFLANGGTNGFYDLSLGKALLVGLGFGIATYVITRPIIRRHAEGLDNRNQSLRTLFRLPLICSAALLSFAHGANDVSNAVGPLYGVVSALRTGAAGGGTAIPLWVMVIGAFGISLGLLLFGPRLIRIVGNEITKLNPMRAFCVALSSAVAVLTASALAIPVSSTHIAVGAVFGVGLFREWYTRNSRRRIDYIRSRGNRVASEEPAANPDETRRRYLVRRSHFMTIVSAWIVTLPVSAALAALVFLALNALFT